From the Trifolium pratense cultivar HEN17-A07 linkage group LG4, ARS_RC_1.1, whole genome shotgun sequence genome, the window CCAAGAATTATTGGAAAAGCTCCGTGGACGAGGTTCAGTGCCCGTGTTGCATGGCTTGATCCAAGAGAGAGCCATAGTTCAGCTAAAGTGAGAGTAGCTGAAGCTTTTAGAAGATCTAAGTTAAATGATATGCAGAATGAGAGGCTTGCTAGAGCATATGGTATCCCCAAAACCGCATTGCCAGATTTctgataaaattaaatataataaaaatcaggGATccggtcaaaaaaaaaaatcagggaTACATGAACAAATTTCAATGGTATGAAAGCAGGCAGTTATACATGAACAAATTTAGGAACATGTGCCAATGTCCAATATACAATGCattaaaaagaagaagaaaaaaaaaacatgtattgttttttttgaagaagctaaattagcccatccaaattggcgccagagagaatcgaacctcaaacctcaagaggagcacactcctaggtcccaagccaataccaacaTTTTTCCTTGAATAAAAGAATGAGTGCTTATTACAAGCATAAAGAGACATTATCAACATAAGCCTTTGTTTACTGAATTTCCATATAATGTTTTTCTGCTTTATTTTTCCATGAAAGCTGGTAGTTTAGAGAATTAACTTAGGTGCACCAATAGGTAATACattaaaaagaaatgaaatcaTCTTACAGTTAAATCAATTAGAAATAAAAACATGCACAGTCATGCGTCATGACAAATACTTTTCCTTAAATAAAAGAGCGATGCCAATGATTGCTTATTACAAGCATAAAGAGAAATCACCAACATATGTCTTTGTTTACTAAacattcatataattttttctgttttttttttcctttcaattctTCCTGCCTTATTTCCTTCTCATCTTGTGGAGGCTTGTTTAACACGTAATCATAACTGTTTGATACACAATTGTCATTTTGTGTGATGAAATGGAGAGGGGATGTCACCCCACAGTAAATTGTAACCCATCagaaaattttgattaaatagCAAGTTACCCAAAAAGAGAGCAAACAAGATAAAATAGTTTGATCTCTGCGTAGTGTATCAGACCAATGTGATCACATACCTTGTGAATCTCAGCAAGCAAAAGAAGAACTGAGGCATTCTCAACTTGCAGATTGTATTTGTAACACATGCAAAAGAGAGAGTGTGCCACAGAAGCtgcctgaaaaaaaaatcattatacaaaaattaaataaaacaatttttcgGTTCTCTATTTAGCCTAGTTAAAACTGATTGATTTCACTCCCGACTCCTGTTTTTCTCCTTGCAAGGCTAAGAAGCTATGATCTCACACAAATACTATAATACATAAAGGTCCAGCAATATCGGCATCGACAATACACAAATGACACATGTATTTAACGGGGGTGGCATTAATTCAGCAGCAATAGTATTAGTCATTCATGAGCATAAAAATATCGCATCAGGGTCGAACCCAATTAATTGACAACACTGACATCTGACACCACTTAATATATTTGAAGATTATGACCCCTAGTTACTATTAGGTTTTATATTGGACCTAACTCGTCCTTACAAAATCAGCTAGCAAGGTGAGGGGTGCCACTCTTTAGAAACTCAATTCAGGCTGTATCTTTATTCTATGTGGGACTTGGGTTTTtcccaatgttttaaaaaccgaaccggaccggccggtccgaccggttcgaccacgaaccggtgccctcggcggtccggacgactagcaagaaccgctagtcagtggaaccggtcaaaaaccggtgtgaaccgggaaaaccggtgaaccggtgaaccggaaaaaccggccggtttttctctcacttaaaaaaaaaaaaaaaaaactgatttttttaataaaaaaaaaacgatggattgaaaggttttttttttttgacaacacgatggattgaaattgaaaggttaaaaaatcatttgatggcATAGACTTTGAATTTCAACTTTGAATTTAGATTATGGATTTATGTCTTGGTATTTCGTATGAATTATGTATTTTGGATTTATGTATAAGTATTTGGTATGGATTTATGTACTTTAAATTTATCTCTAAGTATTTGTtatgaaattttgtattttgtattttgaggttatgtctaaatttttaaattagttataaaaattaagatatcCGGTTCAATAACGGTTAAACCGGTCTGATCAGTCGAACCATGAACCGAAGGTCACAccggttcgacctccggtccggttcttaaaacattggttttTCCCATACACCTCGCACACAGCGCTATTGGCTTTGGTGTGCGGATATAATTGGTGGGTGACCTGGTcaataggctctgataccatatgcTAGGTTTTTATAGTTACTTATGACAGAAACAATTGCATATGCACTATACTTTCAAGAATATCATGATTTTCTGTATAATTGAGTGCATACTGCAAACAGAAAGGGTGGGAAAAAACCTCTCGGAATTGCTTTGCTGCGAGCAACGTACGGGCATGGCGAAGGCTTGCTTCTGTCTTTATCTCCATATCTACACCAGTAACAGGTGATGCCAAAACACCAAGTTCATCACACAGTTTCTGCGCCAGCTTTAAACGGCCTCTACACAATTCCCAGCTAAGTTATTAACAATGCTGAAATCTCAGCTGATTACAGAATTTAAAAATCTGAACACAAATGTTGACCTAGACTACTCACCCGTGTAAAGCATGCTCATGAAGCAGCTGCAGCTTTAGTAGCAAGATTTGTGATTTTGAGACAGACAGAAACTTCTCTTCTGCTATTTTAAGGGCGGAAAAAGCCTCTAAACACAGAATGAAAACAAAAGAACAATAAGGATCAAGAGAAGGAACTTGTGATGTGTAATTGACTGGATTTTTACACTATAATAATCCTCTATCAACATTTGCgacaatagaaagaaaaaaccaCTCCGTATTAACAAAAGGCAATTTGCATTACAAATAATTATCATTaagttattttaaaacaattactCCGTTGATTTACAAACCACTAAGAAAAGCacaaaacaaagtaaaaataaatttttttggaaaCATTCAAtgaacacacacacacacacacacacaatggGCATGAATCTATTCTATTTTATGCAAGCAATCTAACCTTTGTATCCTTTAAAGACTGCTAAATGTTGAATGAGCTTTATGTATGCTAATGCTGCATCTGATGAGCTGGAGTAACCAAGAATTAAAGTTAAAGTTAAAGCAAGCATaaaaataggcttaaatatatgtttaatcccaaaaatatgattttatttttttaaattagtccttatttaattttatttcgtTTTTAGtcataacatttaataaaaaatagtttgtttTAGTCCATTCGAGGACTAGAAACCTTTCTTTGTAATACAGAGACTAAAGTGAAAATACGAtagagtttatttatttattttttaaaaaaaaacattttgagATAAACACATTTTAGAGGAAAAAATGGTTGTTAAACAGctgttttttaataaacaaaagtaATACAGCAAGTCGAAACATGATCTTTGTAGTCTGAAGTACATTCAGCTAGTAGCTACCTTGAAGCATCAGCAAAGCAAGTTGCATGCACTAGCGCATTTATGCGAGCCATGGGAGTGCTAATGATAATtccaacaaaaagaaaaagaactaaATCAGATgatgaaaatcaaaattaatattaagGGGAAAACATTATACATGCATATACAAGTAAATATCGTTCATCACCCCAGAATGATGAAAAGatctcaaaacaaaataaacttgTATAAACTGAAAGAGTAAAAACAAGTATTTTGCTGAATTATGTTTATAACCAAAAGTCTGGTACAATAAAATCAAGGCttcatgaattttggtaaaaatgGTTGCTTCTGCACCCATTATGATGCAATTTATCTTGCCGAGTTTTAAAACCATATTCACTAGATTAAATCCAAATATCGAAAACACTCTGTGAAATTCGGTTCTGCGTGCATGTTTATAAGTAAGGCCTTACCACCTACTAAGCTATTTAATTATGGTAAATAACATTACATGGATATCTGTCTGTACACAGTGCATATTCTGAACCTCTCTCTTCCTATCAAAGTATTTTATGCTTTAATAAAGAGGATATTTAATTTACTTTGTTGGTTTAACTCCGAAGTTTGAAAGGAAGGACTATTGTCCACCTTTTGCATTCATTCACACTCTGGTTCTCGTTCTTAAATAAATGTTGGCATAAAACCAATTGGAGTTTATTAATCTCTTTCTCACTCTCTATGATATCATTTTTcacaatatattattttttttctctatacaAATTTATTGCAGAGTTTTGGTCCTTCTATTAGAGACTGATTTACATTCTTTGATTAAATCATTATGATTTGGTGCTAATCTTTTTTGCTATTACCCAACAATTGGTGTGACCATGCAGGATGCTGCTAATCGGACTAGAGCTATATAATCTACCTTGCAAAGGGAAGGAGTTGTTACTTGTTGGTGACAAAAACTTTGTAGAAAAGCAATACCATCATGCTAAAGCGggatttttcttcttttactaATAATTCATAGTTAAATCTATTTAAACATCAATCAACTATATTATATTCTGTTAACAGGAAATTTCaagaaaaagataataatattttagtgAAACGTTAATTTAAATAATCAACCATATCTACAACACATGCAGCAATTTTACCTGCCATATAACTCCCATGCAGTTGCACGAAGTATGTAAGATGAACCCAGTACTTGCAACACAGATCCAGGAATTGAGGTTGGTTGGGCACAGAACTGGGGAACGTTAGAACTATTGCCAGATCCAGAATCCTGACAGAAAATTAGAGAACCCGTTGGCTTTTGTAAATCCCTGAGCCAAGTTGTACTGAAAGCACCATCAATTGTCATTGCAGAACTCTCAGAGCTAAAATCACTAATTAGCTGAGAACTCGACCTGAGTTCCTGCCAGATatacaagaaaaaaaagtcttaagAACTTAATCTAATTCTCTAGTTCTCAAACAGTCACCAACCAAGAATAATCACAGATTTATACTACCTTGGAAACGCTAACCGGGCATGTACTGAGCTTCATGGAAGATTTTGGACCAAATGATAACAAGGGCCTTTGAACATGCTGCACAGAAGATACTACTATGATGTAAAATTAATTCAGTTCACACTGGTAGATCTTGAAGCAACTTAAATAAGACAAATAATGATGACATACCATTAGCTACATGCACAAGGGATTCAACCTTATTAGTAATAAGATCTTAAAATTTATCAGAATTAGGGTCATATTTGAAGATACCTCCTATTTGGTTTCcgtttctatttttgttttcaattcctaattttgaattttgaatttcaaaaatattgcACTATTTTCAATTTGTTTCCTGTTTCCATAGTTTTGTATAAGAAACAATAACAACCTtaaaagtgaaaacaaaaatcattcTATTTGGAAATCattgaaaacaaaatcaaaatgaaaaaagatgagttttttgtactaaaaagtgaaaacagccaatgaaaacaaagaaagaagacAAAAAACTACTGATCACTAGATTCTTGTGGGCAAGACCGTACTCTATTCCTTCCTTCATTAGGAATAGCAGCCTTGGATTCAGATAGGAATTCCTAAACTGTACAAATTCAGGTATGATATGATCCCTTATTTTCATATTCAACACTAATTCCCTATAATTTCATATACTTTTTTTAGCTCCAACTTATCAAAAGCCTTTGATTTCAAACCTTCACTCCACAACTgaaatttagaattttatagTTTCATCAACTATGAACACATACGTTAAGTTCTGTGAGTAAAATGCATACACTAAGGCACTACCTCTTGGATGTACCTAGTGTTGATCTCCAATACCAAAGTAAGATATGGACCATTGTTACATACAATGCACAAATCCGTTACGTCCCATATTTGGGAATGTTCATTCTCAAACCAGGTAATTTGCAAGCAATGATCCAAACTTAGACAAGGTAGCAATAAGGATTTCTTACCTAAGACATATATCAAGTAGCACATTTAGAGGTTCTTTGAGGGATAAAAagatataaattgttttcatcacAACAAAGGCCTTCTTACTTAGTATAGTGCAAAATGctataaattgaaatttatgcATGATAGCACTCAAATTCTAAACAAACTACAATCCTAGATAGCCAATCAGTTAAGTCATACCCTAAAGGAAAATCTTGAACAACATGCCAAAATGTGTTATAGTAAATTTAGCTTAAGACATAGACTGAAAGTCAACCCATCTCTAGAGCCTTACAAAAAACTGTTTGTAGTATCCTAGCCAACATTTTCCGAATCTCAAAGAAGACCATGTATGTGTCCTTTTGTTTCCTTTTGTATAGATACATCAAACCTTGTAATAGATATACAGCTTCCGCTGTTGACTTCCTTGGCATAAAACCAATTATTTAATATGCAGATCTCATCTAAATCTACCCTCAATAACTCTTTCCCATAGATCCAAAGATTGGCTCTGTCAATAATTTGTGCAATTTCATATCTCATATTCTAATGCTAACTAGCTAATATACTTGAGGGTTTTGAATATGTTAAGATACTAACATTCTTATACTGACAAGACAACAATGATTTCACATTATCATTGGGGATGAATTTGAAGAATATGCTAAATGACCGCTTTCATATAGAAAAAGTACAGAGAGTGTAATGAAAAAGATTAATTTGGTAAGAAAATCACTTTACCGTCAACTCAAATTTTGCCATTGCCAAATGATTGGAAGCCAACAACCGTTTTAACTTTAAGTTTTCCGCTCTCTTCAAAGAACCTCTCAAGAGAACAAATAATTGTTGCTGAACAGAGAGTGAAATACCCATGCTATTAAACGGTGAATATGATGATCCTAGTATCCCGGCAGTACTTGAGATGCCATTTTCAAACAGCAAATTTGAGATAGCTGCTAAAGTATAGGCAAGACAGGTATCATTACTGTGCTGCATAAATGAAAAGTGTCAGTATTCACAGCACAACATATAACCAATGTATGAGGAAGACAAATTTGGGTTTAAATGGAACacttgttaatatttatttttccatgTATCCGTAGTAATATAGCACATATACTGTAAGGCAGCATTTGCTGTCACCTTAGTATTGTGCCACTTGATGAAAACAAGTCGGCAATATTAATGAATAgacaaactttattttttttggttattacCTGCTGAGAAACACGAACTGCTTCAGTCAAAACCTAAACATAACCAAAACAATATAAGTAATTCACCAATATAAGTCTTGAGGTCTAAGAAAGATAGAAACATGGAGCATgcactaaaatcaaaattttcaaagaaTTCACCTCTAAAGCCAGCTTTGGATGCCCAAAGTGGAAATGCATCATCCCCAAACATAATGAAGCAATTTCATATCTTCCAGCACTATTACCACCTGCTGCAGGAACAAAATCAAATCCTTCTTTCCCTGCACTTTTGTCCAACAAACAGACAAGTTCAGTTCAAAATGGTAACACTCTAGTCATTGTCATTATAATctaggcctaactcaaccttgaAAGCTAGATCAATAGATGAAGACTGCTGACTGCCTTTATAACGACTAATTTGGCCGTATACCAAATTGATATGGGATCTTAACGTGCCCGACTCATGTCTAGACCTGGACATCTAAACTGTGAAGTTTGAAGGATCAGACATCTAGGGGTGTCCAATATAAGATTTAGGATAGGCTCAAATGCCGTATTAGAATTTGGGCCTAATTCAACCCCAGAGTTTGTTCAACAGGTGAGGATTTCCCATGCTTTTTACTAGGATTGCTTTGGTCATGTGGGATCTTAGCACTTTTTATTGACTATTAAGCCGCTCAATAGTTGGTATGTGTGCATGAGAAGAAGCATGGTATTAACTATTAAGACCTAAAATAATACACAGCAAAATACAAAgacaaaaaatgaatataaaggGAAACCTTAAAATTTGCATCAGTAGTTATTCTAAATTTTGACAATCAACAATATCAATGAAACTGGGATTGGAAGTATTAATAAGGTCGATCAGCCCAAGTAATTGTGTGGAAGACaagaaagaaatatatatatatatatatatatatatatatataattttaaaagaaggTACTTACTTCCTAGGCAACACCTAATGTTTTAGATGGTCTATTTGTATTGTCTCTTTACTCACTAAAGGCATTTCTTTATATTTATTAGTTTACAATAGACTACAAGGAATCATTAATCATATAGACATAGTATCAACAGTGAGCTATGATCAGGCAAGTCTGGGAAAATATACTGACTGACTGAAAATTCATCAGAGGAAGTTTAATACTACGAATTTACAATTAATTTGCAAAAAAAAGTAAACTGGAAAGTATAATGTAAAATTGACGTTCAAGAGATTgaagaaaaaagttgaaaaagaaaaagaaagtggAATGCTTGAAGGATGACAACGGCTTTTGTAACATAAAACAGGCAATATAGTTATTAGATAAATAACTAACAGTTCAATTACCTGTAATCAAAATAGCAATGAAGATTTTCCAGAGCAGCAAAATAATCACTATGAGAAAGACTATTCAAGTAGCTCAAAAAGTGAACCTGCATAGAAGTGAAACTCGAGCAGCAAACTTCAGGAAActatagaaaagaaaaacaggCCCCGTGAATGTTACCAAGAATAACCCCCTAAACTTACCCGATGTAGTTCAGGTGCCAACTTTTGTAGCTGTTGCAAAATATTTTCAAACCCATTCAAAGAAATTGCATTACTATTTCTgcaaaatgaataaaatttgaaaGATAATATAAACAAGACTATACAGTTAAAAGTgt encodes:
- the LOC123882293 gene encoding anaphase-promoting complex subunit 5 encodes the protein MAGMLKQSGAFTITPHKVSLCILFKIYAPPGQFSVPFPFVSVAQHNRLGLFLLALTKSCDGILEPKLDELIHQLRLISQDWEASWLIDQLISRLSCLLSPEDLFNFFTDIRGILAGPETSLEDDQVILDPNSNLGIFLRRCILSFNLLPFEGVCHLLTNIGIYCKEEFSSCPPYEETGLDDSSNNLETYSEYENMDLENFFYEKVSEEIEARKEASERVPFHLHTPNALLSLVDDIDVPADSASKQSDKVRVAGPYEDPQSSMVHDSDPSGAVFLRTNWQIQGYLQEQADNIEKNSNAISLNGFENILQQLQKLAPELHRVHFLSYLNSLSHSDYFAALENLHCYFDYSAGKEGFDFVPAAGGNSAGRYEIASLCLGMMHFHFGHPKLALEVLTEAVRVSQQHSNDTCLAYTLAAISNLLFENGISSTAGILGSSYSPFNSMGISLSVQQQLFVLLRGSLKRAENLKLKRLLASNHLAMAKFELTHVQRPLLSFGPKSSMKLSTCPVSVSKELRSSSQLISDFSSESSAMTIDGAFSTTWLRDLQKPTGSLIFCQDSGSGNSSNVPQFCAQPTSIPGSVLQVLGSSYILRATAWELYGSTPMARINALVHATCFADASSSSDAALAYIKLIQHLAVFKGYKEAFSALKIAEEKFLSVSKSQILLLKLQLLHEHALHGGRLKLAQKLCDELGVLASPVTGVDMEIKTEASLRHARTLLAAKQFREAASVAHSLFCMCYKYNLQVENASVLLLLAEIHKKSGNAVLGIPYALASLSFCISFNLDLLKASATLTLAELWLSLGSSHATRALNLVHGAFPIILGHGGLELRSRAYIVEAKCYLSDTNFNVFEDYNLVIDSLRQASEELRLLEFHELAAEAFYLMAMVYDKLGKLEEREEAATSFQQHISALNNPQDHDDPLVSIY